Proteins encoded in a region of the Sparus aurata chromosome 6, fSpaAur1.1, whole genome shotgun sequence genome:
- the LOC115582621 gene encoding specifically androgen-regulated gene protein → MPKSDTWPGGIGLEAMTSMDSAGSCDSVVSANSGYSDDSLEHLSAEEKACLMFLEETIESLDTEEDSGLSNDEPDQLPCPGNIANKLADLSASMCKSKLNSPKKHASKEPTKENVDNKLMQSYLIPTPLVVANGSPCSVPSAKPGVPSDKNLSSQPQKPAHPRVPIEVNVVIPPSIKPRDYSNRSPEGLLPRGPLSYDALVHLRRSASSKKTPLCPKIDHTIDSDNHRPIAVKGPNLSNPPRSDRYNSEAPPAVAPKPKRIPANISVTAQTKASITSDPSYSVKNAKDPKVVRLEALNKLGLLTDREPENDTVAPLAPPKSHSSLDPTPNRYTRGPTNVNPSRSPSFCYSQVPSEPKNKPLQSSASFHHYSRRDQHPVSASHPAQSSGLKPAGLERSATLDSHINGGHIATSKPAKTTTAAQPAANKSSNSVGYTVMVVPGMGADRKEALRKLGLLKD, encoded by the exons ATGCCCAAAAGCGATACCTGGCCAGGTGGCATTGGATTGGAGGCGATGACCAGCATGGACAGCGCTGGCAGCTGTGACAGTGTTGTCAGTGCCAATTCTGGCTAT AGTGACGATAGTCTGGAGCACCTGTCTGCTGAAGAGAAGGCCTGTCTCATGTTTCTGGAGGAGACTATTGAGTCTTTGGACACCGAGGAGGACAGTGGCCTGTCCAATGACGAACCTGACCAACTGCCCTGCCCTGGCAACATTGCTAACAAACTTGCTGACCTGTCAGCCTCCATGTGCAAAAGCAAGCTCAACA GTCCAAAGAAACATGCCTCCAAGGAACCCACGAAGGAAAATGTTGACAACAAACTTATGCAGAGCTACCTGATTCCTACACCTCTTGTTGTGGCAAACGGCTCTCCGTGTTCTGTGCCCAGTGCTAAGCCGGGGGTCCCTTCAGACAAAAACCTCAGCTCTCAGCCTCAGAAACCAGCTCATCCTCGAGTACCTATAGAGGTTAATGTTGTGATACCTCCTTCCATCAAACCCAGGGATTACTCAAATAGGTCCCCTGAAGGTCTTCTACCTAGAGGACCTCTATCCTATGATGCACTTGTTCACCTGCGGAGAAGTGCCTCTTCAAAGAAAACACCTCTATGTCCCAAAATTGATCATACTATAGACTCAGACAATCACCGTCCCATTGCAGTCAAAGGCCCAAACCTCAGCAATCCGCCAAGATCTGACAGATACAACTCAGAGGCTCCTCCAGCTGTGGCCCCCAAACCCAAAAGGATTCCTGCCAACATATCTGTGACAGCACAAACCAAAGCATCCATAACCTCAGATCCTTCATACAGTGTCAAGAATGCAAAAGATCCCAAGGTTGTTAGACTGGAAGCTTTGAATAAGCTGGGCCTTCTGACAGACCGGGAGCCAGAAAATGATACAGTAGCCCCACTGGCTCCCCCTAAATCTCACTCCTCTTTGGATCCAACACCAAACAGATATACAAGAGGTCCAACGAATGTTAATCCATCAAGAAGCCCATCATTTTGCTATTCTCAGGTGCCCTCGGAGCCCAAGAACAAGCCTCTGCAGAGCAGTGCCAGTTTCCATCACTACTCCAGACGTGACCAACACCCTGTGTCTGCATCACATCCCGCTCAATCCAGTGGGTTGAAGCCAGCTGGTCTGGAGCGATCTGCTACCCTGGACAGCCACATAAACGGTGGACACATCGCAACCTCCAAGCCAGCGAAAACCACCACTGCCGCTCAACCTGCAGCCAACAAATCCTCAAACTCAGTCGGATACACTGTGATGGTGGTGCCCGGGATGGGAGCCGATCGAAAGGAAGCACTCAGAAAGCTTGGACTGCTCAAAGACTGA
- the yod1 gene encoding ubiquitin thioesterase OTU1 has translation MLRLRCKTKNGSHIMQGLTHQSCVQELKTKVEELTGIPCDVQKIMVGYPPSSLDLRNGDAHLKDYPIKSGDTLIVEEEKNKPKPQAHPTVTKVPRLEASPMLARRVVPADNSCLFTSVYYVVEGGVYDPACAPEMRGLIAQIVSSDPAAYSEAVLGKTNEEYCTWIRRDDTWGGAIEVSILSKFYQCEICVVDTQTVRVDRFGEDAGYHKRVLLIYDGIHYDPLQKETPGSDTPPQTIFSTTDDVILAQALELADEARRKRQFTDVNRFALRCMVCQTGLVGQKEAREHAKETGHTNFGEV, from the exons ATGTTGCGGCTTCGCTGTAAGACCAAAAACGGGAGCCACATAATGCAGGGCTTGACTCATCAGTCATGTGTGCAAGAGCTGAAGACCAAGGTGGAGGAGCTCACTGGTATCCCTTGTGATGTGCAGAAAATCATGGTTGGTTATCCACCTTCCAGTCTTGATCTACGAAATGGAGATGCTCACCTTAAAGACTATCCCATCAAATCAG GAGACACACTCATTGttgaggaagagaaaaacaagccAAAGCCTCAGGCTCATCCCACTGTGACTAAGGTACCACGCCTGGAAGCCTCACCCATGCTGGCGCGTCGAGTGGTCCCAGCTGATAACTCCTGCCTCTTCACCAGTGTGTATTATGTGGTGGAAGGTGGTGTGTACGACCCCGCTTGTGCCCCAGAGATGCGAGGCCTCATCGCCCAGATTGTGTCAAGTGACCCTGCAGCATACTCGGAAGCGGTGCTGGGAAAGACCAACGAGGAGTACTGCACTTGGATAAGACGTGACGACACCTGGGGAGGCGCCATCGAGGTGTCTATCCTGTCCAAGTTTTACCAGTGTGAGATCTGTGTGGTGGACACTCAGACTGTCCGAGTGGATCGCTTTGGGGAGGACGCCGGCTACCACAAACGTGTGCTGCTCATCTACGACGGCATCCACTATGACCCGCTGCAGAAAGAAACACCTGGCTCCGACACCCCGCCCCAGACTATCTTCTCCACAACAGACGACGTAATCCTGGCCCAGGCCCTCGAGTTGGCAGATGAAGCCCGCCGCAAGCGGCAGTTCACAGACGTTAACCGCTTTGCATTGCGCTGCATGGTGTGCCAGACGGGCCTGGTGGGACAAAAGGAAGCTCGTGAGCATGCCAAGGAGACAGGCCACACCAATTTTGGAGAAGTGTGA